The following coding sequences are from one Musa acuminata AAA Group cultivar baxijiao chromosome BXJ1-6, Cavendish_Baxijiao_AAA, whole genome shotgun sequence window:
- the LOC135677830 gene encoding E3 ubiquitin-protein ligase RING1-like, with protein METPPDDGHADWVFRAYQTEGTSASQPLSSPVVINLGYSVMQFLEDRFVEEPPRAYYTFAFTLCDFLNQASRRQAISTVLSRTGAYGYDTCFAGRLERQLVAFCNDPVETAFNSGNGIEMIVDVFLSDFPSDEEPSLDVECVGEDGDFVSIPASTDAVEELAVVKYERRGDIREESCIICFEEFDEGVAVTRTPCKHAFHGDCLTRWLESSRVCPLCRHAMPASADP; from the coding sequence ATGGAGACTCCTCCTGATGATGGCCATGCCGATTGGGTTTTCAGGGCCTATCAAACGGAGGGGACTTCGGCGTCGCAGCCGTTATCGTCTCCGGTGGTGATAAACCTCGGCTACAGCGTGATGCAATTTCTTGAAGATCGATTCGTGGAGGAACCGCCCCGTGCCTACTACACCTTTGCGTTCACTCTCTGCGACTTCCTCAACCAAGCATCTCGCCGCCAGGCGATCTCCACCGTTCTCTCACGCACCGGCGCCTATGGTTATGACACCTGCTTCGCCGGGCGGTTGGAGAGACAACTCGTTGCCTTCTGCAATGATCCAGTCGAGACGGCTTTCAACTCGGGCAACGGGATCGAGATGATCGTCGACGTATTTTTGTCCGACTTCCCGAGCGATGAGGAACCCTCTTTGGACGTCGAATGCGTCGGCGAGGACGGGGATTTCGTCAGCATCCCGGCGTCGACAGATGCGGTGGAGGAGTTGGCGGTGGTGAAGTACGAGCGTAGAGGAGATATCAGAGAGGAGAGTTGCATCATCTGCTTCGAGGAGTTCGACGAGGGCGTGGCGGTGACGCGGACGCCATGCAAGCACGCCTTCCATGGCGACTGTCTCACTCGATGGTTGGAGAGCAGCCGTGTCTGTCCTCTCTGCAGACACGCCATGCCTGCTTCTGCTGATCCCTGA